The stretch of DNA AGACAAGACGATGGCTGCCCGCAGTACCACTCGGAAGAAGGAGCCCTGTACGTATTGGAGCTTGGCGGGGGTCGCGCGGCTGCCCTGCAGCTTCAACGCGGCATGAAACTGAGCTTCAAGCAGCCCTGACCATCCTTCAGCCTCATTACTGCGCCTTCCGCGCACCCCAGAAAAAATTCTGAATACGCTCAATAAGAGAACGCGTGTGCGTGACGGCCGAAAGAGCTGCGGCGTCACGAGACAGCTGCGCCTTCGCCGCGGCGGTTGCCGCCTGTCGACGAGCAACCACCTCGCCGATTCGCTCGATCAATCGCCGATCTTCCTGAACGACCTGCAGCAAGGCCTGCTTCCCCACAGCAATGACCAACAACTCGGTCGCGGCCAACACCGTGGCCGAACGCGGCTCACCGGTCAATAGCGACATTTCTCCGAAAAACTTCCCGGCTTCGAGTGTGGTCACCGTGGAACTGAGCCCCCCCTCCTCCAACCGGACAGTGGCTTTCCCGGAAACAATGACATAGAGCACCTCGCCCGGCTCCCCCTGACGAACCACTCGCTCTCCGGGCAAATAAGACTCCCATCGCGCTTCCTGGGCCAACATCCCAAGTTGCTTCGTGTCGAGCGTGCCTAAAAAGTCGACCACCGCGAGTTGTGCAACAATGCGCTCGACCGTATGGCTATTCGCCAGAGCCTCTGTGTCGGCCGTCTGACGCACAACCCGCTGCGGGAATGGAATTTCGATGCCCTTCCGCGCAAACGCATGCCAGATGTAGGTGCGCAGAGTGCTTTCAATGACATCTCGTTGGGCGAAATCACCGATCGGGAACTTGATTCGATACTGGATCGCCGATTCGTTAAACGCGACAACCAGCGCGGTCGCCTTCGGATCCGGCAACACGCCGTCCACCGCCGCAGCAGTTTCGAGCAGCGTCGCACAAACCTGCTCAGGCGGGGTTCGATAGGCGGCATCGACATAGACGTTACAGAAATGCGTCGTGGTTGGCCTGGTAAAATTCGTCACACCGCCTTGAATCACCAAATCGTTCGCCAGGGTCACACAGTCCCGCTCTCGCGTGAGGAGCGTGACGTGCTCCATGCCAATGTGCGTCACGATGCCCTCCCGATCGAGCACCGTAATCCAGTCTCCCACTTTGACAATCTTTCCCAACTCGATACCGGCGAAAAATCTGGTCACGGTATCTTTCAACGCCACACCCACCATCGCCGCTGCGACCGTGGGCAATGCCACCAGGGCTACGAGGTTGATCCCCATCACCAACCAGAGAATCATTACTCCGGCGGCCACCACCTCTGCGCCGATCAACATCTGCCGGACGATATCGGGAATGTACCGCTGTCCGCGTTCGATCAACCATTCGCCGATGATCAGGACATCGAGCACCGTGAAAAGAAAAAACGATGAGCCGAGCCAGGCCGCGACATCAAGCCCTGCCTGGACGAGATGCGGGATGTGATGCAGCCACTCACTGTGGGCCACCAGCGATGCAGTGACAAACAACCACGCCACGCCACCGGCGTAGAACGGAAGACGCGGCGCGGATTGACCGCGTCTGGCAAAGAGGGAGATCAGGCCAAGCAGGATCGCGGCCACGATGGCAAACATCGCGGTGGCGGCGCCGACGAGAATCCCGAGACTCATGCGGAGAGCACCTGGGGCGAGGAGGAGAACAAGCGACAACCTCTCAGGCTAGGAACGCTCTTGCCACGAACGCACACGTCGAACGGTGATGATACCCTCAACCCGCTCAATCGCCTTCAGTACCCGAGCCAGATGCGCCGTGTCCATGACTTCGATGATGAAGTCCAGCATCGCCTTCCGATCCTCGCGGGTCGTAATTTCAGCGCGACTGATATTCGCGTGGCATTCAGAGATGGCCGTCGAGACATGCGCCAACACTCCGGTCTTGTCCACGGCAATCACCGAGACTTTGACGGAATGCGTACTGGGAGTGGAATGGTCCCACTCGACTTCAACCAGACGATTCTTGTCGTAATCCAACGCCTCGAGATTGGGACAATCAACGGTATGAATCGTGAGCCCACGCCCCCTCGTGATATAGCCCAAAATACGATCTCCCGGCACAGGGTTGCAGCAGCGGGAGAGTTGCATCAACAAATCCCGCGCGCCTTTGACTTGCACCCCGACGTCACCGGTCCGTCCGATCGGTGGTTTCGGCGGCGCCGGCGTCTCGAGAGCAACCGCCGGACCGCCCGCCGCGACGGGCAGATCGATTTTACTCATCACCTGCGAGGTCGGCAGGTGGCCGAAGCCAACGGCGGCAGCCAACTCCTCCGGGGTCTCGTACCCCACCTGCTTGGCCACGACAAGGAGTTGTTCGGACCGCATCATCTGTGCCGGGGCCAAACCATGCCGGCGAAATTCGGCTTCCAGCAACCGTTTGCCGATCTCGATACTCCGGGTTTGCTCCTCGGCTTTGATCCAATGTTTGATCTTGGTTTTAGCCCGCGAGGTCCGGACAAACTTCAACCAGTCCCGATGAGGCGTTTGGTTCGCGGCGGTCAGAATCTCGACCATGTCCCCGCTCTCCATCATATGTTTGAGCGGGACAATCTTGCCGTTCACCTTGGCCCCCACACAATGGTCGCCGATTTCGGTGTGGACGGAATAGGCAAAATCAACCGGCGTAGAGCCTTTGGGCAATTCCTTCACCATGCCCTGCGGGGTAAAGACGTAGACCACATCGTGAAAGAGATCGAGCTTGACCGAATCCATAAATTGACGATTGTCGGGCAAGTCCTGGTTCCATTCCACGAACTGTCGCAACCAGCTGAAGACCTTGCCGTCCTTCTCGTCGATCCGTCCGTGCTCTTTATATTTCCAGTGGGCGGCGATGCCCTGCTCCGACACACGATGCATTTCCTCTGTACGGATCTGAAACTCGACATGTTCGCCCTTGGGACCAACGACGGTGGTATGCAACGACTGATACAGGTTGGATTTGGGAATGGCGATGTAATCCTTGAAGCGGCCCGGCAAGGGTCGCCACAGCGAATGGATGACGCCGAGCAGGGCATAACAGTTCATCTTGATGTCGGTAATGATGCGCAGCGCGGCAAGGTCGTACACTTCCTCAAACGAGATCGACTGTTTCTCCATCTTCTGGTAAATGCCGTACAGATGCTTAGGCCGCCCGGAGACTTCCCCTTGCAGTCCGGCCTCGGCCATGGCCTTCTTGACCAGATCGATGACCTCCACAATGTACTGCTGCCGGTCCTCATCCCGCTTCGCCACCCGCACACGCAGCAGTTCGTACACATCCGGCTTGAGATGTTTCAGGCAGAGATCTTCCAGTTCGTTCTTGATCCAGCCGATCCCCAGCCGATTGGCCAGCGGCGCATAAATCTCCAGCGTCTCCTGCGCAATCTGCTGCCGTTTCCCCTCGCTGAGATACTCCAGGGTCCGCATATTGTGGAGTCGATCCGCCAGCTTGATGAGGACGACACGGATATCGTCCGCCATCGACAACAGCATCTTGCGAAAATTCTCCGCCTGCTTTTCCTCGTAATTCCGAAACGTAATCTTGCCGATCTTCGTCACGCCGTCGACCAGATGCACGACGTCTTTGCCGAAGCGCTGTTCCAATTCCAACGGGGTGGCCAGCGTATCTTCCAACGTGTCATGGAGCAGGCCCGCGACAATGGCCGTCACATCCGTCTTCAGATGAGTCAGCAACCCGGCGACTGCCAGAGGATGGCGAAAGTACGGCTCCCCGGACCGACGCATCTGGCCTTCATGCGCCTTGGCCGAGAAGTCGTAGGCCCGGCGAACCAAATCGAGATCAGCCTCAATATTGTAGCTCTTCACGCGATCGAGCAACTGATCGAGTTCTGTCACTGTCTCGTGCGGCATGATTACGATACCTCACCGCTCATACGGAGCGCCTTGATACGCAACTGCACCCGATCGTATCCGTTCCAATGATTCCGTTCAGGGCTGAACGCCAGATCGACCGGTCGGCCGGACCTGAGTCCTAGCTCCTCATATGACCCCATGCGAAAGCCGATGCTATCGAAAATAAACGATCGCCCTTGCCGCACACGCAACTTCAAATGCTTCTCGCCCACGACGCGCGCATCTACCACATCCAGCCCACGTACCGCTAAGGTCGGCTCGGGATTACCGGCGCCAAAGGGGTGCAGCGATTCAAGCTCCTGGATCAGATCGAAATTGACATCCGTGAGTTTCACTTCGGCATCGACGTGCAGGGTCGGAACCCTGCGCGTACTACCGGCCCACTGGGCCGCCACGTCACAAAACCGCCGGCGAAACTCCTCCAATCGTGACGCCTTGAGAGTCAATCCGGCGGCACTCGGATGACCGCCATACGCCTCCAGCAGATCCTTACACTCCGACAATCCCTGATACAGATCGAACCCCTCCACCGTCCGGGCCGAGCCCTTGCCCACCCCTTGATCATCGATCGCAATCACGATGCTCGGACGATGGAATCGATCCACCAATCGAGCAGCGACAATGCCCACGACCCCCAAATGCCAGTCGCGCGAGCCCAGCACGATCGCTGCGGCCGACGCCTCATCCTTTAACGAGGCAGCCGCCTCCTCGGTGATGCCTTCTTCAACCTGCTGCCGCTGTCGATTCAACTGCTCCAACTGTTCGGCGATTCGCATGGCCTCCTGATCTGAATTCGTCGTCAGCAACTGGACACAGAGCATCGCGTGATCCAGCCGACCTGCGGCATTCAGCCGAGGGCCCAGACGAAAACCAATGGTCTCGCTGGTACAGTCCTTCGCAATGCCGGCCACTTGCTTGAGCGCACGAAGTCCACAGCGAGCCCCGCGCGTGATCTGCCTCAGACCTTCACGCACCAGGATTCGGTTCTCGTCCTGGAGCGGCACGATATCAGCCACCGTCGCCAGGGCCACCAAATCCAAGCAGGATTCAGGATCCACGTCGCCGGATCCATACCGCTGCTGGTACGCCGACACCACCTTATACGCCAACCCCGCGGAGCACAGCCCCTTGAAGGGATAAACGGCATCACGCCGATGCGGATTGAGCACGGCAAGCGCGGCCGGCATCGTGGCATCTGTTTGATGGTGATCCGTCACGATCACATCCATGCCGAGTTCTTTCGCGACCGCAATTTCATGATGTGATGTCGTGCCACAGTCCGAGGTGACAAGCAGCGTAACCCCCTTCTGCGCCAACCGGCGAACCGCCCCCTCGTTCAACCCGTACCCTTCACGAACTCGGTGAGGAATGTAGCCACAGGCATTTCCGCCGAGACCTTGATAGAACGACAAGTAGAGGCTTGTGGCCGACACCCCGTCCACATCGTAGTCGCCATAAAAACAGACCTGCTCCTCACGAGAGAGGGCCGCGTGCAGTCGCTCGACAGCCGGCTCGATATCGGGCAGCAAAAACGGATCGTGCAACCCACCCTGCACGCTGGACATCCAGCGAGTCGCTTCACCCGGAGTCGTCACCCCACGCGCGAGCAACACCGACGCCGTCACCGGCGAGATCGAAAGCTGCCGCGCAAGCGTATTCTGCAAGGCACTATCGAACGCTCGAAACACCCATAACTTTTCCTGCATGAAGCCTCTATCTTTGCCTGAAATAATCAGAAGTTACTAAGCAGCGAGGGAATGGTATCGAGTCATCGTTTCTTTGTCAAACGGGGTCCGTGAGACGAGAGCGACGCGCGACACCGTCAAGGTTCAGGTGAGCGACCAGCGCTTCGGGAGAAAAACGAGACGGACCGGGAGGGGGGCATAAAAAAGGGAGGGGACTATTCCCCTCCCTTTTGCACGTAGTTCTTCACGAATTCTTCGGCATTTTTTTCGAGTACGTCGTCGATTTCATCGACCAACTTGTCGATGTCCTCTTTCATCTTCTTCCCTGACTCGACGACCTTTGGATTCGGCTTGACCTCTTCCTTCTGATGGGACTCTTTCCTGGATTCCGGTCTCCTCTCCTGTTTCTCCATCGGAGCACCTCCAGTCAATCAGCACGTGCAGCACGTGTCACCAACCATCCACTCTTTCTCACCATACTCTAGGGTCGTCGAACGCGTCAAGCCAAGGAAGAGATCCAGTGCGGCCTCGCGCCCATGATGAAGCCGGCCGTATCAACGAGGCCTCTCCACGTACCTCTACCGCTATTTCACAATGAGCGAGACGATCAGCAACGCGACAATATTGATGACCTTAATCATCGGATTGATCGCCGGCCCAGCCGTGTCCTTATACGGGTCGCCGACCGTATCCCCGGTCACAGCCGCCTTGTGGGTATCAGTCCCCTTCAGTCCCTGTTCTTCGATATACTTCTTCGCGTTGTCCCACGCGCCACCACCGCTGGTCATGGAGATAGCCACAAAAAGCCCCGTGACGATGCTGCCGACCAAGACTCCACCCAGCGCCTGCGGGCCAAGGATCACCCCCACCAGGATCGGAGCCACCACGGGAATCAACCCTGGGATCATCATCTTCTGAATCGCAGCTTGCGTGACAATGTCCACGCAGGTCCCATACTCGGGTTTGCCCGTTCCCTCCATGATGCCTTTGATCGTCCTAAACTGACGCCGCACCTCTTCGACAACCAGCCCGGCCGCCTGGCCGACCGCTTTCATACACAATGCGCCGAAGATGAACGGCAACATCCCGCCAAGGAACAGCCCGACGAGCACCAACGGATTCGAGAGGTCAAAGGTACTGGCTTGAGTGCCTTTGGCCACTTCACGGGCGAATTCGGCAAACAGCACCACCGCCGCGAGCGCGGCCGAGCCAATCGCATACCCCTTGGTGACCGCCTTCGTCGTATTGCCGACCGCGTCGAGGGGATCCGTAATGTCACGCACCTCCTTGCCCAGATGTGCCATTTCGGCGATCCCGCCGGCATTGTCCGTGATCGGGCCGAACGCATCGATCGCCACCACGATCCCTGCCATCGAGAGCATCGACACCGCCGCCACCGCGACGCCATACAACCCTCCTGAGTCCGCCCCGCCGCAGATCCAGTAGCTACCCAGAATCGCCGCGCCGATCACGACCACTGGGGCGGACGTCGCCTGCATGCCCACCGCCAGACCGGCAATGATGTTGGTCGCGTGACCCGTTTCGCTGGCCTTGGCGATATCCTTCACCGGCGCGTAGTCCTTGGACGTGTAATAGTCGGTGATGAACACCAAGGCTAATGTCACCGCCAGCCCAATCAACGCCGCCAGGTAATAATTCATCCCGCTCACGCCGCCGACCCCGTCCATGATCTTCGAGGTAATCGGGAAAAATGCCACGGCGGCAATGCCACCGGCCACGAACAATCCTTTGTACAGGGCCGGCATGATTTCGCCGCCCGGGCCCACCTTTACAAATAAGATACCGATGATCGTCGCGAAGATCGTCACACCACCCAATGCGAGTGGGTACAGAATCGGCGCACTGACCCCCTTGAACATCGTGAAGGCCAGCACCATCGCGGCCACGGTCGTCACCGCATAGGTTTCGAAAAGGTCCGCCGCCATACCGGCACAATCGCCAACGTTGTCGCCCACATTGTCTGCGATGACCGCCGGATTGCGAGGGTCGTCTTCAGGAATACCCGCCTCCACCTTGCCGACCAGATCCGCGCCCACATCGGCCGCCTTGGTGTAGATGCCGCCACCGACACGCGCAAACACGGAAATTAAACTGCCGCCAAAACCGAGGCTGAGGAGCGCATGAATAGCTTTCTCTTGTCCGGCTATCTGGGAAGCCAGCGTGTAGAACCCGGTGATGGCTAAAAGGCCCAGCCCGATCAACAACAGGCCCGTCACCGCGCCGCCGCGGAATGCCACGGTTAACGCGGCATTCATCCCGTTGTGCGCCGCTTGGGCCGTCCGCACATTCGCCCGAACCGCAATGATCATGCCTACATACCCAGCGAGCGCCGAGGCCCCGGCGCCGATCAAGAATCCGATCGCCGTCAACATGCCGAACTTATCCGACACAGCGCCAGCGCCCCAGAGCACTACAAACAACACGGCCGCCACCAGCCCGACCGTCTTATACTGCCGATTCATATACGCGCCGGCGCCCTCCTGAATCGCTTTTGCAATTTCCTGCATCTTCGCATTCCCGGCATCGAGCTTGAACACCCACATGGCAAGATACAACCCATAGGCAATACCGGCCACCGCCGCACTCAGAGCAAAGGTCACAATCGCTGAGTCGCTCACAGTATTCTCCTCCTGTGTACAGAATGGTGAAACTGAGAATCCAGCTCAAATGTCTAGGTGAAGACCCCGTCGCGCACATGAACCAGTCACGGACAACGGTCGACGAATGTTACAGAGGCTCCGTGGATGACCCCATCGCGAGCGATACCGCAGCAGGAAGAAGCGCTGCAGGCCCGACAACAGACACGGCTACGAACGGCCGAAAAGTGGCGCCATTCTATAGCGAGGTCGGAATCGGATCAAGACGAAAGATCGGTGCCGTCACGGGTTGGAGGTGTACACCATCGGCCAACGCGCCGACGGTGGCTGTTTGCGGAAGGATGGCGACTTTGTTATAGTGCGCGCGAATTGAGGAGTGCGTGATGGGATTTGCGCCGGAATATATCTTGGTCGATCAGCAGAAATTCAGCAAAGCCAAGCTGTCGCTGGACAATCATGTGTACAAGAACTGTGAAATCGATGATTGCGATGTGTACTACAGCGGCGGACAGTACGAATTGATCGACACGCACATCACCAACTCACGACTCATCCTCAATCACCCCGCCAAAGGCATCTACAGCGCCATTCAGATCTTTAAGATGAAGTCCCCCGGTTCCAGCATCGTCTCCGAGTGATCCACATCTCGTAACACGTCGTGTCTCAGTTGTGACCGTCGGAAATTCTGCACGGACAGGAGACGCACCCCGAAGAACGGGGCGCTACCTGGAGACAGGAACGTTCTCGCTGAACTTCGCGATGGGGATGGATTGAAACACCGGATCCTGTGCGCCTTTAGAGGATTCCGCTTCAATGCGCTGCAGAAAGGGAGCCGGCCCGGTCACGGGAGCGTAACTGAGAATGGCCTCGACGTCGAACGTCTTGGTGTCCTTTGGCGTCGCAAAGGTAAACGTTTCCAGTCGCCTTTCTTCCGGCTTGAGCACCGTTTCTTCCAGCACTTTCACGGCCTCAAAGTCGAACACCGTCTTCTGCCCCTTGGCGTCGGCGTATGTACGGCCGTACAGGCGTTTGTCGCTGAACACCGTTTTCAGGTTCTTGCCCTTGATCTCTAACTCCAGCACGACGCCGGCCCACCCTGGGTGAGTGGTCGGCAAATTGTGCGGGACCAGGCTCTGCACAGCCACGGTCACGGTGGTCTTGTCCCCTTCAACTTTGGTCAAGACTTCCAGCTTGGCCGCTTCTTGCCTCAGTTGGCCGATGCGGCCAGGGAACGTGTGGTTCGCCACTTTGCGTTTCGCCTCTCCGTTGGCTGATTCGCCGACCTGTTCCGGCATGTGACAGGTCTGGCACTCCTTTCCCGATTTCACGGCTTTGCTCTGGTCCCAATTCCCCAGCAGGTCGTTGCTCTTACCGAGATCCACCGCAGCGGGGACAACCTGGTGGCAATTGAGGCACAGATCCGACTTGTGGAATAAGCCTATTTCCATCGATTGATGCGCCAGGTTCTGCGCAAAGTCTTTGTACGGCCCGTACATCGTCTTGCTGCCGAGATCGTACTTCGGCTCAGGCGGCTGTTTTGTCCGATCGACTTGCTTGATGAGGTGACATTGCACACACGCAACACCATCGAGTGACGGCTCACCGGATTGGGCCTGAGTCACGAACAGTTGCGCATGGTCGGCAAATTCACGAATATGCGGGGCGTGGCAGCGGAAACAGAGGGCCTTATCTTTCCCTGCAGAGGCAGTCAGATAGGCATCGAGGGCGGCTCGAAACGTCGGCGTATGAATCGAGCGCGAGAGCGGCGACGTCTCCCACTCTTCGAACACCCGCTCATGACAACGCTTGCACTTGCTCGAACTGGGAAACGATTTTTCGATCGTCGCTTGGGCCTTGGCGTCCTGGGCTAACCCCTGTTGCACGCCGTAACTGACCATGGCCACCATCAGCAGCACCAGACCGATTACAATTCCCTGCAAAAGCCCGCGTCGATTCTTCACCGTCGGCATCTCCTCCGCACAGGGCATACTCCTCACTGCCTGCGATGCACGGCACACTGCAAGGAAGCTTAGAGCGATTTGGCCCGATAGGTCAGCATCCGAGGCTGAATGTATTCCTCAATCACCTTTTTCGCGGTCGCCCGCTCCTGATCATTGGCCAGGGTCGCCAGATACTTGGCTTTGAGCTCCGCGTCCGGCTCCGGGATCAAGGCGTAACTGAGCACCACCTCAATCGTTGCCGGCGTCCCACCCTCCTTCACGGCCTGGGAGAACGGAACACGGCGTGTGTTGCCGCCCTTGATGAACGGGTCCGGAATCGGGCCGCGCAAAATCTTGTCGTAGGGAAGGCCGAATTGTTTCGTGTCCTCACCCAACACATTCCCTTGCGCATCCTTGATCGTGATCGAGAGGAAGAACTGCTTGAGCACCGGATCACCGTCGGGAAAACTATGCGGCAAGCTGCCGACCTTCACCAGCACAGTACCTTCCACTGCCGCTCCGGACTTCGTGGCGTCCACATCGATACGCGGCATCCACTCTGCCTGCAGATTGCGGTTCTTCAGCAACGTCCCCGGAATGACCACCCCGCGGAACCAATGGCGGCCGATTGCGCGAGTCATCGCACCGCGCTTCGACGTGGAACTCCCCGTGGACGGCTCCATATGGCAATCCTGACAGATGGTCCCTTGGAGGATCTCACCGGGCAAATCCTTCTGTGTGACATCCTTCACTTTGTCGAAATGACAGGAGGTGCAGAAATTCGCGCCACGAAACAGGGGCAACTGCGTGGCCGGATGCACCAGATTCTCTTCCGGATCAGCATAGGGCCCAAACAGCATGTCGCCCGGCTGCACCTTGTAGGTCGGAGGAGGCTGCGGCGTCGTTTCGACCGCGTTAATCAGGTGACAGGACGCACACCCAATCCCCTCGACCTGCGGCTTGCCGGACAGGATTTGCGCGCTGATCTTCTCGACATGCTGCGGGAAGACCGTCACGGCCGGCGCATGACAGGACAAGCAGCGCTGCCGTTCCTGCATCGTCGGGTTCGTCTGCATCCACATCCCCAGTACCGTCCGGAACACCGGCGATTCGAATGACGTGCCATGCAGCAAGGCCGCGTCCACACGCCCGAACGATTTCAGGTCCGGGGTCTGCTCGCGCATCCCCTTCCACTCTTCGTAGTGACGATCATGGCACTGCTTACAGTCTTCCGATCGGATGAAGATCTTTTCGATCTCAGCCACCCAATCAGCCGGCGCCTGTCCATCAGACTTCTGCGCGATCGCCCGTTCGTGGAAGGTGACGTTCAGCAGGGCCAGGACCAGCAGCAACCCACCCATCACCCATGTTTGAATCGATCGTCCCTTGTCGTTCACGCTGCACTCGTACCCGGTTCTGATTTAGTCCCGCTTGCATCCGACGAAATGAAAGTTCACACCCCAGCCCACCGGATCACCCGGATCTGCCGGTTCATAGGTCCCGACGGTAAAGTTACACTCTTTCATGGCCGCCTTAACGGCCTTCCCGAAATCGATCAGGTTGCGGACTTCCTTCTTGTCAATCTCCTTGATGACCGACCGCACCTTGATCCCCGCATAGTCTGCCCTGGAATTGCCGATCACTTCGAACACGGCCACACCTTCAGGCCGTTGCAACTTGAGTTCCTTCTGCACCTCTTCATCGACTTCGCCGACGGCAATCCCAAACTCTTCCCCGAGTTGAATGGCTTCCTCGACCGTCATCTCGCCGTTCGCACCGGGACCTGCCTCGGCCTGGCTGCCCCAGCCCATTGCGGAAAGCAGGACCCCACACACACAAAGAGCCCTTCCGAGAGAAAGGGCTCTGTTCAGGATCGCGCGATTCTTCTGGGACATTCCCTCCAACGGTCTCGCCTCCACATCCTGCCGACTGTATCATCCTACCAGGAAGAATTACGTCTTTGTGATCGGATCGAGCGCGAGTTGAAACCAAGGGGCAATGGCTTTCTGTCCGTTGCGCTCTTTGTTCTCCCCGTTCCACACCGCAAAAGACACAGCCTGGATACGCCCCGGAATCAGCTTGGCTTCATTCTCCTGCTCTTCACTCGACAAGGGCCGACGCATCACGACCCGCCACGTGCCGTCTTTCCAGGTGGCTTTTCCCTGGACGCGTCCCTGCTTCTCCTTGGTGGTCAGGGTGCTGAAGCCGCCGCCGATCAAATCTTCCACCGAAGACGCCCGCCGCGGAATCACCTCAAAGCGCCTGGGTTCACCGCTTCCGGTCTTGTCTTTTTCGGTGGTTCTGGACGCACGCCGGTCGATGTCGCTCTGCCAATCGGCCTTCCAATGCCAGATATTGATGTAATGATCCAGCTGGCCCATACAGAAAAATGCCGGCGCATCGCCAAGCGGTAATCCCAACGCCACGCCGTCACGGAAGGTACCCGGCGTCAAACGATCGTTTTTCGTATTGTCCTGCCATTCCAATAAGAAGGCGATGTCGGTTCCGTTATGCACGGCGCGCACGGACAACGCGTGGGCCGTCGGCTCCGGCCACACCGGACGGGTAATCACCTGCCCGCTTAAGGGCAACGTCATAGGCGCAATTTTCTGCCACAGAGGATCTTCAGGAGCGACCGGGATGTCTCCTGTAATCGCCTGTGCACGGATAATCATGCCTTCTGAGCTGACGATGGGGATACCGAGACCACCCAGAACGAGGGCGAGAACAAACAGGCAGGAGAGAAGTGTCACTAACCGAGTGCGGGATGTGTGAACCGATATCATTCGCCTCATGTCCCGACGCAATCCGCTAACCGTGAAAACCCCCGCACCCAGTGCGCGCGCGGGACGCTGAATCCGCCACTCCAATTACCACAGTTTGGCGCGACGAATCTTATTTTCACCCCGCTCACAGATGTACAGATATCCCTGCGTATCAAGCGTCAGCCCCACCGGAGAATTCACCACCGCCTCGATGGCGAGCAGACCATCGCCGTGCTTCAGCGCACCGGCGGCATCTTTGGCAACAAACCGCGCGGCACCGCAGCCGCCCATGTTCTTATCATCGTACC from Nitrospira sp. encodes:
- a CDS encoding PDZ domain-containing protein, whose product is MCGVLLSAMGWGSQAEAGPGANGEMTVEEAIQLGEEFGIAVGEVDEEVQKELKLQRPEGVAVFEVIGNSRADYAGIKVRSVIKEIDKKEVRNLIDFGKAVKAAMKECNFTVGTYEPADPGDPVGWGVNFHFVGCKRD
- a CDS encoding multiheme c-type cytochrome, which gives rise to MKNRRGLLQGIVIGLVLLMVAMVSYGVQQGLAQDAKAQATIEKSFPSSSKCKRCHERVFEEWETSPLSRSIHTPTFRAALDAYLTASAGKDKALCFRCHAPHIREFADHAQLFVTQAQSGEPSLDGVACVQCHLIKQVDRTKQPPEPKYDLGSKTMYGPYKDFAQNLAHQSMEIGLFHKSDLCLNCHQVVPAAVDLGKSNDLLGNWDQSKAVKSGKECQTCHMPEQVGESANGEAKRKVANHTFPGRIGQLRQEAAKLEVLTKVEGDKTTVTVAVQSLVPHNLPTTHPGWAGVVLELEIKGKNLKTVFSDKRLYGRTYADAKGQKTVFDFEAVKVLEETVLKPEERRLETFTFATPKDTKTFDVEAILSYAPVTGPAPFLQRIEAESSKGAQDPVFQSIPIAKFSENVPVSR
- a CDS encoding multiheme c-type cytochrome; this encodes MNDKGRSIQTWVMGGLLLVLALLNVTFHERAIAQKSDGQAPADWVAEIEKIFIRSEDCKQCHDRHYEEWKGMREQTPDLKSFGRVDAALLHGTSFESPVFRTVLGMWMQTNPTMQERQRCLSCHAPAVTVFPQHVEKISAQILSGKPQVEGIGCASCHLINAVETTPQPPPTYKVQPGDMLFGPYADPEENLVHPATQLPLFRGANFCTSCHFDKVKDVTQKDLPGEILQGTICQDCHMEPSTGSSTSKRGAMTRAIGRHWFRGVVIPGTLLKNRNLQAEWMPRIDVDATKSGAAVEGTVLVKVGSLPHSFPDGDPVLKQFFLSITIKDAQGNVLGEDTKQFGLPYDKILRGPIPDPFIKGGNTRRVPFSQAVKEGGTPATIEVVLSYALIPEPDAELKAKYLATLANDQERATAKKVIEEYIQPRMLTYRAKSL
- a CDS encoding ethylbenzene dehydrogenase-related protein encodes the protein MIIRAQAITGDIPVAPEDPLWQKIAPMTLPLSGQVITRPVWPEPTAHALSVRAVHNGTDIAFLLEWQDNTKNDRLTPGTFRDGVALGLPLGDAPAFFCMGQLDHYINIWHWKADWQSDIDRRASRTTEKDKTGSGEPRRFEVIPRRASSVEDLIGGGFSTLTTKEKQGRVQGKATWKDGTWRVVMRRPLSSEEQENEAKLIPGRIQAVSFAVWNGENKERNGQKAIAPWFQLALDPITKT